A window of the Henckelia pumila isolate YLH828 chromosome 3, ASM3356847v2, whole genome shotgun sequence genome harbors these coding sequences:
- the LOC140889513 gene encoding uncharacterized protein: protein MDHRVSRGTRPTDLRGISPTDLKGIRPRDPLNCPEFRRPTTGRVFVMQAEEANPDTTLITDILEIFEELAKNLSSWCSHQSLLDSGATHSFISEAFMHKWGIQQEELSVEFSVIIPSGEELTTKTLVISLELQLQGQTVDADLIVLLMPEFDLILGMDWMVKNAVVIDF, encoded by the exons ATGGACCACCGCGTCAGCAGGGGCACCAGGCCCACAGACCTCAGAGGCATCAGTCCCACAGACCTCAAGGGCATCAGGCCCAGAGACCCGTTAA ATTGTCCAGAGTTCCGAAGGCCCACGACTGGACGAGTTttcgtgatgcaggccgaggaggccaACCCTGATACCACCCTGATCACAG ATATTCTTGAGATTTTTGAGGAACTTGC GAAGAATCTTAGCAGCTGGTGTAGCCACCAAAGCTTATTAGACTCGGGGGCTacacattcttttatctctgaggCGTTTATGCACAAGTGGGGAATTCAGCAAGAGGAGTTGTCGGTGGAATTCTCAGTTATTATCCCGTCAGGGGAAGAGCTGACCACCAAGACCTTGGTCATAAGTCTTGAACTTCAGTTGCAGGGTCAGACGGTGGATGCAGACCTGATAGTGTTGCTCATGCCCGAGTTTGAtctgattcttgggatggacTGGATGGTGAAGAATGCAGTGGTTATTGATTTTTAG